The DNA sequence TTTAATATTAGGTGTTCTAATTATTTTAATGAATATTGCTCTGATGTTTGTTCACGAACCAGTAGAAACTGACAGACAATCAAAACAAAAGGAAACTGATAACCTAATTAAAGGTAAACTAGGATCTAACAATATTATTACAACTTTTGTTGCCTATATAACTGGAACAATTGGTGGGCCTATTATTAGCTTCTTTAAAAAAAATGGTTTTGCCATAGCTGCAGGAATTTTAGGATTTGTCTTTTTATTTAAAATTGGAGAAGCATTCATGGGTAGAATGTCGATTGTATTTTATAAAGAAATAGGCTTCTCAAAAGGACAAATAGCAATTTATTCAAAAGGATTAGGTTGGATCACAACTGTCGTATTTACTTTAATTGGTGGGGTAATGGCCATGAGGGCTGGAACTATAAAAACTATGTTCTTTGCTGGAGGATTAATGGCGATTACAAACCTGTTATTTGCTGTCTTAGCATGGACTGGTAAATCTGAACTATTATTTGCAATAGCAGTTATTGCTGACGATATTACTGCAGCTTTTGCAACTGTTGCTTTTGTAGCTTTTATTTCTTTACTTGTTGATCGAACATATACAGCAACACAATATGCATTACTTGCATCTATAGGTACTGCTGGGAGGACAACTTTAGCATCATCATCAGGAGCTTTGGTGGATTGGTTAAACGGAGATTGGGGAACATTTTTTGTCTTAACAACAATTATGGTAATTCCTTCACTAATATGTTTATGGATGATAAAAAATAAAATTAAAATTGGTGCAAAATAAATTTTATTTTACAGGAAGTTTTTCTAATATTTATAAGAAATCCTCTAAATTTTCAGAAGTAACTTCACAAATATTGTATGGCGAGAAATTTAAAATTTTATCTAAAACTAAAAATTGGATAAAAATAAAATCTAGTTTTGATAATTATACCGGGTACATTCAAAATAAAAATTATTCAAAAGAATTTAAAGCTAATTATAAGGTAAGTAGTTTAAAAGCAAATATCTATAAAAAACCAAATATAAAAACTAACATTTTTCTGTCTTTTGGATCAAAGTTGTCAGTTAAAGAAACTAATAAAAATTTTGCCAGAATTGATAAAAATAAATGGATTAAAAAAAAAGATATAAAAAAAATAAATTATAAAGAAAACAACTTCATTAAAATCTTTAAAAAATTTTTGAATATAAAATATATCTGGGGTGGAAAAAATTATAGAGGAATAGATTGCTCAGCCTTATTACAAATATTTTACTATTATAATAATAAGTTTTTTCCTAGAGATACGAAAGATC is a window from the Candidatus Pelagibacter ubique HIMB140 genome containing:
- a CDS encoding AmpG family muropeptide MFS transporter; translation: MSEIKKTSWLESISVYKDIRMLRILLLGAISGFPWVLIASSLSLWLKEEGLSRSTIGWAGLIFGVYAFNYLWAPIIDRIQIPFLTKKLGHRRGWIVLMQLVILLSLLVWSIINPTENLALIITVGLIIAIASATQDITVDALRIEQIKENEGKSMAAGAAMAVVGWWTGYKLGGVVALFTAEFFENIGIQDYWQATFLILGVLIILMNIALMFVHEPVETDRQSKQKETDNLIKGKLGSNNIITTFVAYITGTIGGPIISFFKKNGFAIAAGILGFVFLFKIGEAFMGRMSIVFYKEIGFSKGQIAIYSKGLGWITTVVFTLIGGVMAMRAGTIKTMFFAGGLMAITNLLFAVLAWTGKSELLFAIAVIADDITAAFATVAFVAFISLLVDRTYTATQYALLASIGTAGRTTLASSSGALVDWLNGDWGTFFVLTTIMVIPSLICLWMIKNKIKIGAK
- a CDS encoding C40 family peptidase; the encoded protein is MQNKFYFTGSFSNIYKKSSKFSEVTSQILYGEKFKILSKTKNWIKIKSSFDNYTGYIQNKNYSKEFKANYKVSSLKANIYKKPNIKTNIFLSFGSKLSVKETNKNFARIDKNKWIKKKDIKKINYKENNFIKIFKKFLNIKYIWGGKNYRGIDCSALLQIFYYYNNKFFPRDTKDQIKYLKANIKRNYQKGDIIFWKGHVAMCLNSKQLIHAYGPEKKVLIMPIIKTIRRIENTAKLKVKKIAKIKI